The following are encoded in a window of Thunnus albacares chromosome 9, fThuAlb1.1, whole genome shotgun sequence genomic DNA:
- the abhd8b gene encoding protein ABHD8 codes for MLTSFMEGLLCCLTSKSVNIVVPVETSEPADGYEFVEVKPGRVLRVRHIIPDRPVVEEPTGQGGSVSCKRKITVYRNGQLFIENLGDRASAELKNGQNGETEPNSTLEVELTDCSNSSPPVSIPNSRSDSVTAGKDVASETGAGGEAPTAGQPDQLQQPRKRRRKPKRTVVIDCERKISACKGTHPDVALFFIHGVGGSLDIWGSQLDFFSRLGYEVIAPDLAGHGASSAPQIAAAYTFYALAEDIRLIFKRYARKRNILIGHSYGVSFCTFLAHEYPEQIHKMVMINGGGPTALEPSLCSIFNLPTCVLHCLSPLLAWSFLKAGFARQGAKEKQLLKENNAFNVSSFVLRAMMSGQYWPEGDEVYHAELTVPILLVHGMHDKFVPVEEDQRMAEILLMAFLKVLEDGSHMIMMECPEPVNTLLHEFFLWEPATPPPPKKESKARPETAKAQSDNTKATSDPAKVRPATARQTSSNDGAEETPDSKAKK; via the exons ATGCTGACCAGCTTTATGGAGGGTCTTCTCTGCTGCCTAACATCAAAGTCAGTCAACATTGTGGTTCCTGTAGAAACCTCAGAACCTGCTGATGGCTACGAGTTTGTAGAGGTGAAACCAGGCCGGGTCCTACGGGTTCGACATATCATCCCTGACCGGCCAGTGGTGGAGGAACCCACAGGGCAGGGTGGTAGTGTCAGTTGCAAACGGAAGATCACAGTATATCGTAATGGACAGCTATTCATTGAGAACTTGGGTGACAGGGCGAGTGCGGAGCTGAAAAACGGCCAAAATGGAGAGACAGAACCCAACAGCACTCTAGAGGTCGAACTGACAGATTGTAGCAACTCCTCACCGCCCGTCAGCATCCCTAATTCCAGGTCTGACtctgtcacagcaggaaaagatGTGGCATCTGAAACAGGAGCAGGGGGAGAGGCACCTACTGCCGGTCAGCCAGACCAGTTGCAGCAACCCAGGAAGCGCAGGCGAAAGCCCAAGCGCACTGTGGTGATCGACTGTGAGAGGAAGATATCAGCTTGTAAAGGGACTCATCCAGATGTGGCCCTGTTCTTTATCCACGGAGTGGGAGGCTCGCTGGATATCTGGGGAAGCCAGTTGGACTTCTTTTCTCGGCTGGGCTATGAGGTGATCGCCCCGGACCTGGCAGGTCACGGTGCCAGCTCAGCACCACAGATAGCTGCAGCGTATACTTTCTATGCCCTGGCTGAGGATATAAGACTTATCTTCAAGAGATATGCACGCAAGAGGAATATTCTCATAGGACATTCTTATGG TGTGTCGTTCTGTACGTTCCTGGCTCACGAGTATCCAGAACAGATCCACAAGATGGTGATGATCAACGGAGGTGGTCCCACAGCTCTGGAACCCAGCCTCTGCTCCATCTTCAACCTGCCCACATGTGTGCTTCACTGCCTCTCCCCGCTGCTAGCCTGGAGCTTTCTCAA GGCTGGTTTTGCTCGGCAGGGTGCAAAGGAAAAGCAGCTGCTGAAAGAGAACAATGCCTTCAACGTGTCGTCTTTTGTGCTGCGTGCCATGATGAGCGGGCAGTACTGGCCTGAGGGGGACGAGGTCTACCATGCTGAGCTCACTGTGCCCATCCTGCTGGTTCACGGCATGCATGACAAGTTTGTCCCTGTTGAAGAGGACCAGCGAATGGCAGAG ATCCTCCTCATGGCCTTCCTAAAGGTCCTGGAGGATGGCAGTCACATGATCATGATGGAATGTCCTGAGCCCGTCAACACACTCCTGCATGAGTTTTTCCTCTGGGAGCCCGCTACCCCTCCACCACCAAAGAAAGAGTCCAAAGCACGTCCAGAGACTGCCAAGGCCCAATCTGACAACACCAAGGCTACATCTGACCCCGCCAAGGTCCGACCTGCAACTGCCAGGCAAACCTCATCAAACGATGGTGCAGAGGAGACGCCAGACAGCAAGGCCAAAAAATGA